In the genome of Lactuca sativa cultivar Salinas chromosome 3, Lsat_Salinas_v11, whole genome shotgun sequence, the window GCTTTCTCTACTAAGAACTCAATACTTTAGTTATATGTACTAACTATCAACTCAGTCTTAACATCACTTTCAGCATTAAGAACTACAATTAAGTTTGGAGTTCTCGTTATAGATAACGCTCAGACATCAAAGCAAAACTTTCACTTGATTCTCCATCTTTAACTCATCACTCTCTTCAAATTTTGAACtcggatttgaaattaaagcTTTTGATGAACTAACACCGGCTGAACAGATGTTATTGAAGATTTCTTTAATCAAGTTGTTTTCCATTAACATTTTCTCCCTATGGTAGTTAATTTCTCTCTTCCatgcaacaaaaataaatttGTTTATTATGGTCGGCTTCTCTTTGAGCAAATACgcaaattctaaacatttgaaatgGTTGTTTTGTGCAAAATCATGCATGGATGTCTCCCAAGATTGTCGAATAATGAGCGAGATTctttctcaatgctcttggcatACTTTTCAAAATCTTCTTCGAAAATGAAATTGGAAACATAATTCTTACCAAGAAAACTCGTGAAGTTGATATTGAGCTACCGAAAGACGGTTATATTGCAACACGGGTTTTACCAACTTCTCAATGTTTTTATAGTCTCCTATTTTAACTTTTTCCTTTTCATATGGACTTATAAATAGAAAGTCATAAGTAAATTGTATTAGGGCATCTACAATGCATTAGATTTCATTAAGTTcaatatattatcatatatattTCTATATTGCATACAAAtctattaatttataaataaaaagttATGAGTAAGTTGCATTTTACTTTTTGTTAATCATGGAAACAACTTACCACATTTGTCAATTAAATACTTAGAAGTTCCACAAGGAAATGATTTCCTAATTACCTTAGTCTATCTAAATTTGCACACTTGGAATCAACGCTTTGATATTTGTTTGTAGATTTTTTTCATGAAATTGGGAACCGCACTTGTTATATATTCGATGAACGCTTTAGTGCTTTTATAATATGCATAAAATGCATTTAAACTAAGAGCCTAAAGTCAATATTTAGCTGCTTAATGATTATTATACAACAACAAAGATCTTATCAACCTCTCAATGAGTGATTTTCTTGTCTTTCATTTTATCTTTTTCTTTCCAGATAGACCTAACAATATGAAGTTGAAAGTGACTTGCGTTAGAGAGAAGCTTGGTTTAGACTTTAAACCAACTGAGCTAGAGCCTGGGGACTATTAACTTATATTATAACTTTATTTAACTAGATATATTTACAAAAGAACCACGGCTTAGGTCCAAGAACTTTTAACTAAAGTTGAGTTCCTAAAGATTTAGTATTGGTTAGATATGGTTATTAtatccaaaaataaataaataaataaataagttcgATGTAACCTAATAGACCCAACCAATCACAACTCAGTTCTAGCTTATGTTTTATggtacacattagggtttactttCTTAAATTGAAAAGTTTATTGAATGATCGCAGATAGAATCAAAAGAATACAAACTATTCTTGACACCAAAGGTCAAGATCTCTCCCAAGTGCCAAAATGATTTTTCACAAAATACGTTTCAAGATACCAATTTCCTGATATCGACCTCCTATTAATACTCGCACAAACAGACCCAATCTAAtagaatgacgaaaatgcccctgcCTTACTTTATTACATTTAGGCTTTTGAGATGCCTTCAACATCACGCACACTTGACTAATGAGTAAAGTATTCTACACGTAAAAATCAATGACAAACTTTTATAATCCtcttaattttaaaatatatttttggttATTGGTATGTAGattaatgaaaataaattttatttatcaaaaTGACAACAAAAGCAAATGAATGAGATGTTAGCATTTCAATACTCATTAACCaacatttttttttccaattttaccTTAAAATTTACTCGTTATATGattgttaaaaaaaacataagatTATCAAAACAAAAGTCAAACATCAGAAGTATACAACATGCAACTCCATCCCAAATATGTAAATCATGTTATATGTGCACAAATTTTGTTACATTTAACTCATATACTAAGAAGCAAAAATGTGAGACAAGAATATCATGATAACATGAAGCTGTTAATGTTACAAAGTTGAAGATACGGATTATCAAACTTCACATACCTAGACCAATAAGACCTGTACTTAGCAATCGCAAGATCTAACCATGGTTTATAGTTCCCATTGTAATGTACCACAGCCGCATTCTTAATTTCACTTTGGTTAAGAGCCGGATCATATCCAAGCCCCAACACATGCCAGCTCCTTTCCAATGGATGCGTCAGGTTATAAAATGTTATCAGTCCAGGTGGCAACGTCCCAAGCTTCCACAGAGTCCTTTCCTCATTCTACCAAAACATTAAAAACAAATATTTCTTAATTATCAACATCAGAAATCCACCATTAGGCAATGTTTTATTACATAGGAAGCTTTCTAGGGCTGTTTTCGATGATCAGGATgagaagggcatttacgtctttttacATAGACAAGAGACTAAGAGCGAATCTTTTTTCCACCTTTTTAGGTGGGACAAAAAGTTACAATTTTCGTCTCATTGACATTAGTCTCAGTCCTACGGGCCCATTTGTTATACAAGACATGACTGAACAAATGTATTGCATTGGACTAGGACCAAGACTAATGTCAATGAGACGAAAATTGTAATGTTTTGTCCCACCCAAAAAGGTGGAACAAAGATTCGCTCTCGGTCTCTTGTCTATATaaaaagacatgaatgcccttCTCATCCTGATTATCGAAAATAGCCCTAGAAAGCTTGACTAGTAAAGTCATGTCCTGTATAACAAAACACAGACTTAAAGCACATACATAAAAGAGTTTATTATCTTACCATATTTTGCCAGCCATGATAAATTCCAGTTATATCGCGTTTCTTCCACTCATTCAAATCAAACATATTCATCCCGAAAGCCCAACCACAAGCATACGGATCAAAATTATCCGAAATTTTAGGGTTAGAAAAATTCAAATACTTATCAAACCGATGAAAACTCTCCTTACACGTCTCCACAGCACCATTCACCATCCCTCCCAAATCAACACTCCATAAAGGTGTCAAATCCTTCTGAACCACAATATCATCATCCAAAAACAATATCTTCTCCATCTTTGGGTACACTTGAGGAAGATAAAATCTCAAATGATTCAACATCGACAAATACTTCGGGTTCCTATATTTCAAATTATCCGATCCAGCTGTCAAAGTCGATGTCTGGTGCGCCTTAAAATAATACTCCTTCATCCTAGAGGATTCAAGCTGACGAAGAACAGGGCAATAAGAAGCATTCAACCAAGTAAACTCATCCACATTTTGAACCTGGATCGTTGACTTTCCTGGAGGGTTGACCAAAAACCACATCTTCATGGCTGCAAAGTTTAACTTATCTGTCACAATATGAAAAACATGTTTTTCAGGCTCTTTTGCGTGTAAAACAGTCGAATTCACAACTACAGATGTTGCAAGGACATTATCGGAAAATATCGCGTAGTGGTATAGATTTGGATCTTCAAGATTCTTGCTTTCTggaaagttcttttctttttcacttaGCAAGAAATAATCTGTTGTGAGAACTAAAGGAAGGCAATGTAAGGGTTTAGGTACAGTTTTTGCAGCTAATTGTGTTAAAGATGCACTCTTTTTCTTCACTTCTTCAACGTTTGACTCGGTTGACTGAAGCATAACCCTTAATTTTCTTGCCATTAAAATACAATCATAAAATTGGTCTTTTGCCAAGGATAGAATATGTCCCATTTCTTTAGCCCGGTCAACTGCACTGGTCAACGCAACAAAACCCAAATAAGAAAAAAGGAGAAATACGTTTGAAAGTTTtaataagggtaaaatagtaaaTTGAGAAATACCTTGGGTTAAGTTCGCTATCGTAAGTGGCTTCTCCGATTGCTTGTTGGCTTCTTTTGGAATGTTTAATTAGGGAATCATAGATTCCAGTTGCATTTTTGGCTTTTGCAATACTTGCATATGCTTTTGCCATTATAATTTGGTCACGCATGAGTTTAACAGTGGAATCGGAATTAGGGCTTTCATATTCTCGTCTCCAAATACTGTatttagctttgacatgtatgtCAAAGTTTTTAGCACGTTCAATGGCAGCTTCCTGTATTTGAATGTCCCTCTTTTCGCCTATTTGGATCAACTCTGCAGTTCGACGATCCCTTCTTTCCTGGCGTAAGGCCTACAACGGAATTGGTGATTACCATCGGAAAGGGAATTGGTGATTCCTATCGGAAAAGGAATTGGTGATTACCTGACGCCTGAGCTTTGTTGGATGCACTGGAAACAATGGTTTATGTGGCTGTTTGTTTACATCTGCAAAAAACTCGTTGTTGGCTTCAATTCTTGTGTCAGGCTGATCTTTTAGTGTATGTAACTTTGACTCCTCTTTGACCTGATTGTCATCAATGGGATTTTTCCAGACCCATGAAGGAGATAAATCTTTGGACTTGATGGTTTTAATACGTATGGCACCAGAAGTGTCTGTGTATGTCACTATTATGTCAATATCCTGCATTGGATTACAAAGACAGTGAAGTGACATCATCATTGATGAGCACCATTAAGATAACTAAAAGTGGTTGATTACCTTCTCCACTTGATGGTTTCCAGCTGTCACAGAGCTTGTGTTAGCTTGTTCCTGCATATCCAAGAAGAAACTCATAACTTGCATGAGATAAAATTCATCTGTTTACTGTTCCTCAAGGTAAGATGAGAATGGTACCTTCTTATCTATACACTGAGGACAGTCAAACAAGGGTTGATGACCATTAATCTCTTTTTGACTGAAAGAACAGAAAATACAACATGATGAAGGTGTAAATATTCAGTAGAAGAATTTTAAACAAGTTTAGCGGCATTTATATGTATAACAGTTGGAAATTATAATGTAAACAACAAAGCAAAAAGATTGGCATCTTACATAGTTAAAGTGTCAAATGCATCTGCTCCTACTAAAGTAATGTGAAGTGGGACCTGTTTGTAGACATAAATATAAAAGGAATGTTTAATTAAAACTTAAGATTACAATATATCAAGAAAGGGAATGTTATACATGATTAAACAAGACAAAAGATCATAAGCAAATTGGACGTTAATATTTGCTCCCTATCACAAATGGTAAAGTGAAATAAGATAGCATTTATAGAAAGCAGAAGAAAGGTGAACATGCTCAACTATGGCAAAAATCAAACTTTTTAAGGGGAACTGACATATAGCTTGAAAAGGCCTTCATCTATGACCCAAACTAGTTCAATTTATTATCATTCCTCTGTTCACAGAAATATCATAGTCTAAGTACTAAGGCATGATGCATAAAGTCAAATCTCCATCGCCTTTTTCATTTAATCATTCATTAATTTATACTCAGTCTATCAAAATGAAATTGAAGTTTTACAGTTTCCAGCAAGGCTTTAGGACAAACAATAACTCAAATCCTTAATCAGTCTAGGCTTTGAGCTTGGGCTACAATTTACAAATGAGAAGTTGAAATTTGATGATGGATTACAAACCTATAATAAAGCAAATTAATGACCACCATTACCATTCACACAAATCCTGTAGACAGAATATGTCGGTGCTCGGTTTGTCACATTAAAGTAGTACTTTTGCATCTAACTAGTAATAGTTTGACAACAAAAATCAGGGTGAAAGTTACTTAAAGTAAAGTAAGGCTAACGCAGTTAAGGATCCCGAACCAATTGGAATTGTTACTTGAGATTCGTAAGTGTTAGAGATCCCATTCAataaaaaaaccctaattgacagaATGTGATGATTTAACTATACGTATACAAGAATAAGTTAATTCAAACTGAAAAATAATTACCAGGAAAATGAATAGAATAACACGAGATGAAGAATTTGTTAATCTTCTACATAGAGCTTTCATGGCCGTTTGCCGGTAGAGGTCAAAATGATTTCCGTTTTCGATCAGATCGAATGTTGCGTCCGCATCAGGGAGCGATCAGTATCTCCTATTCTGTAATCATGTGTTGCCCGAAAAGGATACTCAGAAACGCGTTAAGGTGTGTAGTGTGTACCCGTGTAGCCTATTCAGATTACATGAACGATGGATTTTGGTAATTATTTTAGACAGACAAAAACATTTACCTACCATGACCCAAAAAAATTCACATTTCTCGTAACATCATAACGGGAATAATGATAATTAgttaatgtaattttttttttatatatttgatcATTTATTAACCTtattaaacaaatatgaaaaaaataaaaaataaaatattctcATAAGTTCTTTTCTCCACTTCTAATGacgattttatttttcatatctgtttgtattatttttttaaatgttatttttaaagtattcataattttctaaatattaattatatattgattgattctaaactttactttttaattaataaatatgttcttgttttgtgaaatattttatataacctcatatatatatatatatatatatatatatatatatatatatatatatatatatatatatatatataaataaataatatctaataataaaattaaatatattacAATAAGTATGGaaggttttttaaaaaaaatatgtagcaaataagaatatatatatatatatatatatatatatatatatatatatatatatatatatatatatatatatatatataatgtaaacgttttaaaattattacaattttaattataattttacaaacttttaattttttaatacaaCTTTTTAAAGTAGTATTTAACGtaagtattttaaaatgttataaaaaatattaaattatcatACAAAATATgtgaaacatttttaaaatgttgtaaaagaaggtttaaaaatagttgtatgaaaattataaaactaattgtatgaaaatgtaaataaaaaaaattaaaaacttgtaagaaaattttaaaacatttataaaatatttggttTAAAAGCACTTGTATTAGAATTACATGAacgtattaaattaaaaacttgtaagaaaaattttaaaacatttataaaatatttggtttaaaagcacttgtattaaaaattacatgaaaatattaaaaaagtttaaaaatattataagtaaattttaaaacattgtattaaaAAATCTATaggaaaaaatatcataaaaatgttgtaaaaaattataaaaagttttaagaaatttctaaaaaaaaactATTCACATTTAAGAAACTTTCTTTTTTGATACACATttaaccatttaacttgttaaatgatcaaatgtatacaaaaaaatTGTCTAAATGTGAACAAGACCAAAAGTTGATTAACTtgacaagtcattttccctattaGATAGGGTCAAAATATTTTCGTATAGACCTTTAGAAAATAAATTTGTTAATTTTACGTTATAATAGTAAAAtagatataataataataattctaaCTCTAATTAATAGGAATATATAatgattttcattttttttctttagaTTAATAAAAATGTTTATTTAAGAATCGTTTTTAGCTTTCTTTATCAtaagtttatttatataaatataaaaatcggGTTTTAAGCTATCAGATTCGATTAAATCTGAAGTGGTTTTTACGGCATAACGATTTACGAAATCTAGTTAGCTTATGTGTAActcgaaaacaaaaaaaaatatatcaaaaaagCAACATCAAATAACGCATTCGAACAAAACTCATATTAGATTGGCCTATTTAATAGGAAATATGATAGTTTTCTTTATTGAAAGTTTATaaacattaataaaaaaaataagttttacgCTATCATATTCTGGTAAAATCCGAACATGTATGTATCGgatttttatataatatatggttttacAGTATAACCAGTGACGAATTCTGATAATAAGGTTTTTTATCTGAATTTTATGTGACATATgacttttttccaaaaaaaataaatttattccaACCAAAAAATAACGTTATAAGTCTTTATAAAATcagaaagaaaaaaataagaaaataattgATTTATTCGGAAACATAAtctaaataataaaaagaaattttggttCAACCAAAGAAATATTTGTTAAACTATTTATAAAAACcggaaaaaattaaaaataatataaacaataaaaataaaaaataaaactttaaatacaaagttaaaattaaataagaaaaatctaaataaattaatttaacaaaaaaatatttataaactaatttataaaaactaataaaaagaaaagaCAAAGTGATGGCAAgttgaaaagaaataaaaaaaaaatacatttttaaaacaTCTCTTTTTGAAATATTGCAAAGAAATtaaaaatacattttattattattattattattattattattattattattattattattattattttgtattaAGGGGCGGAAGGAGTCATAACAAGTTGGAGGAGGAGAGGGATGGGTGGGATGAGAGCAAGAGAGGATGAGAGGGAGTCTTGCAGTTTAGAGAACCCGCTGGAGGTTGAAATCAAAGAAGCAATTTGGGAAGATAGGTTCGGTTGCATCTGAGTTAGGCGGGTTCGACTATGTCCATGGAGGTTTCAACGAGAGGAGAGCAATAACTCCTTCCTCCCTAACAAACAAAACTTATGCATATGGGAAAGAGCTTTATTTTTTAGtcatcaaggtttttttttttttttttgcatgtcTTATTTGTTCAAATCATTATTTTCGGTTATTGTAGGTTTTGTTGTACACATTTAGTAACTAATCCTTTTTTTTACATACTTTAGAGATTCTTTATGTGAATTGAAGATTTGATTTTGTAAAGCAATGTCAGTGAAAGACCAAAAGAGAGATAGTAGAAAGCAATGGGAAAGAGTGGCGAGTTTGATTACACAGTATTTAAGGGTATTTTAGCAATAAATTGTTTGTTTCATCTTGTTCCATGGTTTTGTATAGGACTAAGATTTAAAGATTTAATCTCATTTGACTTGGTCTTTGTCCCACTTTGTACTTGGTTCATCCGTGTCAAACATTGCCCTCAACAGTCTTGTTATGTTATGTCCCGTCCAATCTCACATACCAAACACTACCTTACCATAGTCATGTCTAATATAATCACTTATTGTAAGCGGTTATGAAAAAACCACTTACTTGGTTCATCCGTGTCAAACACTACCCTCAACAGTCTTCTTATGTTATGTCCCGTCCAGTCTCACGTACCAAACGCTACCTTAACATAGCCATGTCTAATATAATCACTTATTGCAAGCGGTTATGAAAAAACCGCTTACTTGGTTCATCCGTGTCAAACACTGCCCTCAACAGTTTTGTTATGTTATGTCCCGTCCAGTCTCACATACCAAACGCTACCTTAACATAGTTATGTCTAATATAATCACTTATTGTAAGTAGTTATGAAAAAACCTCATTTGTTTGTTGTTAGAAAGAAAGATATTAATGCTTTATAATTCATCCGTATATGGTAATGAAAACGAAACTTACTATGCAACCAATCGATGAACTAAATCTTTTGTTGTTTTATCTTGCTTTATCTACAAGAAGCTAGTTCTTTTTAGGAAACACTATATACATGTAACCGATCGCAGATACAAATAGTACAACATACTCGTAACTTTTAAGAGAATACAAAATATTTCCTCAATTATATGTTTTATAGAGAACATTAATCGACACTTTCACAAAAATACCTCATATACCAACTTATATATGTACGTCAAATCCAAAATCAGTTATAACAAcagcaataataataataactaataCTAATATATATATCACAACCCTCTTGGTGAGGCCTGGCTCCCCCGACTTACATCTTGCTTGACATGAAGAGGTGATCGATGATGCAAAGGCTGTTGTCGATCATTTCTATAAGAATTATGTATTCGAGGCACTTTTGGCTT includes:
- the LOC111888394 gene encoding probable galacturonosyltransferase 3; amino-acid sequence: MKALCRRLTNSSSRVILFIFLVPLHITLVGADAFDTLTIQKEINGHQPLFDCPQCIDKKEQANTSSVTAGNHQVEKDIDIIVTYTDTSGAIRIKTIKSKDLSPSWVWKNPIDDNQVKEESKLHTLKDQPDTRIEANNEFFADVNKQPHKPLFPVHPTKLRRQALRQERRDRRTAELIQIGEKRDIQIQEAAIERAKNFDIHVKAKYSIWRREYESPNSDSTVKLMRDQIIMAKAYASIAKAKNATGIYDSLIKHSKRSQQAIGEATYDSELNPSAVDRAKEMGHILSLAKDQFYDCILMARKLRVMLQSTESNVEEVKKKSASLTQLAAKTVPKPLHCLPLVLTTDYFLLSEKEKNFPESKNLEDPNLYHYAIFSDNVLATSVVVNSTVLHAKEPEKHVFHIVTDKLNFAAMKMWFLVNPPGKSTIQVQNVDEFTWLNASYCPVLRQLESSRMKEYYFKAHQTSTLTAGSDNLKYRNPKYLSMLNHLRFYLPQVYPKMEKILFLDDDIVVQKDLTPLWSVDLGGMVNGAVETCKESFHRFDKYLNFSNPKISDNFDPYACGWAFGMNMFDLNEWKKRDITGIYHGWQNMNEERTLWKLGTLPPGLITFYNLTHPLERSWHVLGLGYDPALNQSEIKNAAVVHYNGNYKPWLDLAIAKYRSYWSRYVKFDNPYLQLCNINSFMLS